The Pseudomonas sp. FP2309 genomic sequence AGGTACGGCCGGCCAGGACAAAGGGCTTGTCGCTACGAACGATGCTCATGGGAAATCCTCGTAATGGGGTGAGGTTCTGCAGAATCCGGACAGGCGACTAGCCGCCGCCGATGGCGTGAACCACTTCGACCTGGTCACCTTCGCTGAGCGCGGTGCCTTCGTGCTGGCTACGCGGGACGATATCCAGGTTGAGCTCCACTGCGACACGCCGCCCGGTCAGGTCC encodes the following:
- the thiS gene encoding sulfur carrier protein ThiS produces the protein MRILLNGESFELPDGETVAALLTRLDLTGRRVAVELNLDIVPRSQHEGTALSEGDQVEVVHAIGGG